GCGCCTGGTACGCGAATCTCCGTTGCCCCTGGTCCTCGACGCCGACGGTCTCAACGCCATCGCCGAGCACCCCGCAGTGCTGCGCGAGCGCCCTCCCGGCAGTGCCGTGCTCACCCCCCATCCCGGCGAGATGGCCCGCCTGACCGGCAGGAGCGTGGCCGAGGTGGAAGCCGACCGCGTCGGCGTCGCCCGGGAGTTCGCCCGCCGACACCGGGTCGTGCTGGTTCTCAAGGGGGCGCGAACCGTTACCGCCCTGCCCGACGGGCGGGTGCTGCTCAACGGCAGCGGCAACCCGGGGCTCGCCTCCGGCGGCATGGGGGATGTTCTGACCGGCCTGATCGGCGGTCTGCTGGCCCAGGGGCTGTCGCCGGCGGACGCCGCCGTCCTCGGCGTCTATCTGCACGGCCGGGCCGCCGACCGGCTGCAGCCGACCCTGGGAAGCGCCGGGATGATCGCCACTGATCTTCTGCGTGAATTGCCGGCCACACGCAAGGAGCTTGCCGATATTGGCCGGTAGGGGCGTGATTCATCTCGCCCGGGGATGCAATGTAATTAAAGGGCGCAATGTAATTGCGCCGCTACGGAACCCTTTGAAAGGAATTCACCATGCTTAAAGCCAAGGACATCATGACCCGCACCGTCCATACGGTCAGTACCGATACCGAGGTCGAGGAACTCGCCCGCCTCTTCGTCGAAACCGGGGTGAGTGCGATGCCCGTTCTCGATGCCAAGGGCGCGTTGCAGGGGATCGTCACCGAAACTGATCTGGTCGAGCAGAACAAGCCGCTGCATATCCCGACGGTGATATCCATATTCGACTGGGTCCTCTATCTGGAGAGCGAGAAGAACTTCCGGGAGCAGGTCGAGAAGATGACGGCGAGAAAGGTCGGGGAGATCTGCACCCGGGAGGTTGTCACCTGTACTCCGGAGACGCCGGTCGCCGAAATCGCCGCCCTGATGGTCGATCACAAGGCGCACCTGATCCCGGTGGTCGAGGGAGAGAAGGTGGTCGGCGTCGTCGCCCGCCTCGACATCATCCGGGCCATGGGGCGTTAGCTTTGGGCGTATGGAGTGTGCACACCACCGCTCCCGGCGAAACGTGGGAGCTGGGCCGGGCGCTCGGCATGGCATTGCAGGAGTCCGCACTGATCCGGCTCAGCGGTGAATTGGGTGCGGGCAAGACCTGCTTTGTTCAGGGCCTCGCCCGTGGACTGGGGGTGGCCGAAGAGGAAGCTGTCACCAGCCCGACCTTTACCCTGATGAATCACTACCACGGGCGGCTCGATCTCTATCATTTCGACCTTTATCGCCTTGCTCATGCCGATGAGCTGATCGAGATGGGAATGGACGAATTTCT
This window of the Desulfuromonadales bacterium genome carries:
- a CDS encoding CBS domain-containing protein, producing MLKAKDIMTRTVHTVSTDTEVEELARLFVETGVSAMPVLDAKGALQGIVTETDLVEQNKPLHIPTVISIFDWVLYLESEKNFREQVEKMTARKVGEICTREVVTCTPETPVAEIAALMVDHKAHLIPVVEGEKVVGVVARLDIIRAMGR
- the tsaE gene encoding tRNA (adenosine(37)-N6)-threonylcarbamoyltransferase complex ATPase subunit type 1 TsaE, yielding MHTTAPGETWELGRALGMALQESALIRLSGELGAGKTCFVQGLARGLGVAEEEAVTSPTFTLMNHYHGRLDLYHFDLYRLAHADELIEMGMDEFL